One genomic region from Pseudoduganella lutea encodes:
- the nadC gene encoding carboxylating nicotinate-nucleotide diphosphorylase, with protein MSTLLNPFAPFDPALKQAFEANLLAALLEDVGPGDLTGNLVPEASRSAARVIVREDAVLCGAPWFEGIMHAMEPAIGIEWHYAEGDLMKADTPVCTLVGPSRAILTAERSALNFLQLLSGVATATRRYVDAIAGTRAAILDTRKTLPGLRLAQKYAVRVGGGQNQRLALYDGILIKENHIAAAGGITAALVAAKQVGGAVSVQVEVENLVELEEALTAGATSILLDNFDLGMMREAVQVNRGRALLEASGGVNFDTVRAIAETGVHRISIGALTKDVKATDYSLRIIDGALGASSPQAQTHRLLG; from the coding sequence ATGAGTACCTTGTTGAACCCTTTCGCGCCGTTCGATCCGGCCCTGAAACAGGCCTTTGAAGCCAACCTGCTGGCCGCGCTGCTGGAAGACGTGGGCCCTGGCGATTTGACCGGCAATCTCGTGCCCGAGGCAAGCCGCTCGGCCGCGCGCGTCATCGTCCGCGAAGACGCCGTGCTGTGCGGCGCGCCCTGGTTCGAGGGCATCATGCATGCGATGGAACCGGCGATCGGCATCGAATGGCATTACGCCGAAGGTGACCTGATGAAGGCCGATACGCCGGTGTGCACGCTGGTCGGCCCGTCGCGGGCAATCCTGACCGCCGAGCGTTCGGCGCTCAATTTCCTGCAACTGCTGTCCGGCGTGGCAACGGCCACGCGCCGCTATGTCGATGCGATCGCCGGCACCCGTGCCGCCATCCTCGACACCCGCAAGACACTGCCGGGCCTGCGCCTGGCGCAGAAGTACGCGGTGCGCGTCGGCGGCGGCCAGAACCAGCGGCTGGCGCTGTATGACGGGATCCTGATCAAGGAAAACCACATCGCGGCGGCGGGCGGCATCACCGCCGCGCTGGTGGCGGCGAAGCAGGTCGGCGGCGCGGTGTCCGTCCAGGTCGAGGTGGAAAACCTCGTCGAACTCGAAGAGGCGCTGACGGCGGGCGCCACGTCGATCCTGCTCGATAACTTCGACCTGGGCATGATGCGCGAAGCCGTGCAGGTCAACCGCGGCCGCGCGCTGCTGGAAGCTTCCGGCGGCGTCAATTTCGACACCGTGCGGGCCATCGCCGAAACCGGCGTGCACCGCATTTCGATCGGCGCGCTGACGAAAGACGTCAAGGCCACCGATTATTCGCTGCGCATCATCGACGGCGCGCTGGGCGCATCGTCACCCCAGGCGCAAACGCATCGCCTGCTCGGCTAG
- a CDS encoding GNAT family N-acetyltransferase, translating into MTSVEIRYGDWATLSADAQEIRIAVFVQEQNVPPELEMDEKDAVCLHAVAYDAAGVPVGTGRLLPDGHIGRMAVMKHARGTGIGSALLRGLMAHARERGHPDVMLSAQTHAAPFYLAHGFTQVGGEFHEAGIPHIEMRHVF; encoded by the coding sequence ATGACTTCCGTTGAAATCCGCTATGGCGACTGGGCCACGCTCAGCGCAGACGCGCAGGAGATCCGCATCGCGGTCTTCGTGCAGGAGCAGAACGTGCCACCCGAACTGGAGATGGACGAGAAAGATGCTGTGTGCCTGCACGCGGTCGCGTACGACGCGGCCGGCGTGCCGGTCGGCACGGGCCGCCTGCTGCCCGATGGCCACATCGGCCGGATGGCCGTCATGAAGCATGCCCGGGGCACCGGCATCGGCAGCGCGCTGCTGCGCGGCCTGATGGCGCATGCCCGCGAACGGGGCCATCCGGACGTCATGCTGTCCGCCCAGACGCACGCGGCGCCGTTCTACCTCGCCCACGGTTTTACGCAGGTCGGCGGCGAGTTCCACGAGGCGGGAATCCCGCACATCGAGATGCGGCACGTGTTCTGA
- the nfsB gene encoding oxygen-insensitive NAD(P)H nitroreductase: MDIVAKARQRYTVKSYDRERKVPADIVAQLREVLRLAPSSVNSQPWHFVVAATPEGKERIARAADAGFQYNAAKIRDASHVIVLATKVAPDEAQLAAVLEQEAKDGRFVNDAAKSSQHAGRMSYTNLHRFTQKDVPFWYEKQTYIALGNLLQAAALLDVGATPMEGFSAEVLDKELGLRDKGFSATVIVSLGYSSGEDFNAKLPKSRLPADQVFTDI, from the coding sequence ATGGATATCGTTGCCAAGGCGCGCCAGCGCTACACCGTGAAATCGTACGACCGTGAACGCAAGGTCCCGGCGGACATCGTTGCCCAGCTGCGCGAAGTGCTGCGCCTCGCGCCGTCGTCGGTCAACTCCCAGCCATGGCATTTCGTCGTCGCCGCCACGCCGGAAGGCAAGGAGCGCATTGCCAGGGCCGCCGATGCCGGCTTCCAGTACAACGCGGCGAAGATTCGCGATGCGTCGCACGTGATCGTGCTGGCGACCAAGGTTGCACCGGACGAAGCGCAACTGGCTGCCGTGCTGGAACAGGAAGCAAAGGATGGCCGCTTCGTCAACGACGCGGCGAAATCATCGCAGCACGCAGGCCGTATGTCGTACACGAACCTGCACCGCTTCACGCAGAAGGATGTGCCGTTCTGGTATGAAAAGCAGACCTACATCGCGCTGGGCAACCTGCTGCAGGCCGCCGCGCTGCTCGACGTGGGGGCGACGCCGATGGAAGGTTTCAGTGCGGAAGTGCTGGACAAGGAACTGGGCCTGCGCGACAAGGGCTTTTCCGCCACCGTGATCGTCTCGCTGGGCTACAGCAGCGGCGAAGACTTCAATGCCAAGCTGCCCAAATCCCGCCTGCCGGCCGACCAGGTCTTCACCGACATCTGA
- a CDS encoding zinc-binding alcohol dehydrogenase family protein, translating to MKAIVYTEHGLPIDSAASLVEMELPDPIPGPRDLLVRVHAVSVNPVDTKVRRGAAVTAPRVLGWDAAGIVEAVGSDVTAFKPGDEVYYAGSLTRPGSYSELHLVDERIVGHKPRTLGFADAAALPLTSLTAWELLFDRLKVPEEGGSGRTLLVIGAAGGVGSILTQLANELTGLTVIGTASRPETKEWARAAGAHHVVDHAKPMKAQLQALGFEYADIVISLTHTDQHYADIVDILAPQGQFALIDDPDTLDAMPLKRKSISLHWELMFTRSMYETADMARQREILDRVAALVDSGTVRTTVGKHVGKIDAVNLRRAHAIIESGKARGKLVLAGF from the coding sequence ATGAAAGCGATTGTTTACACCGAACACGGCCTGCCGATCGACAGCGCGGCTTCGCTGGTCGAGATGGAGCTGCCGGACCCCATCCCCGGTCCGCGCGACCTGCTGGTCCGCGTCCACGCGGTCTCGGTGAATCCCGTCGACACGAAGGTGCGCCGCGGCGCCGCGGTCACCGCGCCGCGCGTGCTGGGCTGGGATGCCGCCGGCATCGTCGAAGCCGTGGGCAGCGACGTCACCGCCTTCAAGCCCGGCGACGAAGTGTATTACGCGGGTTCGCTGACCCGGCCGGGGTCGTACAGCGAATTGCACCTGGTCGACGAACGCATCGTCGGCCACAAGCCCAGGACATTGGGATTCGCCGATGCGGCCGCGTTGCCGCTGACATCTCTTACCGCATGGGAGCTGCTGTTCGACCGCCTGAAGGTCCCGGAAGAAGGTGGCAGCGGCCGCACGCTGCTGGTCATCGGCGCGGCCGGCGGTGTCGGTTCGATCCTCACGCAGCTGGCCAATGAACTGACGGGCCTGACGGTCATCGGCACGGCCTCCCGTCCGGAGACCAAGGAATGGGCTCGCGCGGCGGGCGCCCACCACGTCGTCGACCATGCAAAGCCGATGAAGGCCCAGTTGCAGGCGCTGGGCTTCGAGTACGCGGACATCGTCATCAGCCTCACGCATACCGACCAGCACTATGCCGACATCGTCGACATCCTCGCGCCGCAGGGCCAGTTCGCGCTGATCGACGACCCGGACACGCTGGACGCGATGCCGCTCAAGCGCAAGAGCATCTCGTTGCACTGGGAGCTGATGTTCACACGGTCGATGTATGAAACAGCCGACATGGCGCGCCAGCGCGAGATCCTCGACCGCGTGGCGGCGCTGGTCGACAGCGGCACGGTCAGGACGACCGTCGGCAAACACGTCGGCAAGATCGACGCGGTCAACCTGCGCCGCGCCCACGCGATCATCGAAAGCGGCAAGGCACGCGGCAAGCTCGTGCTGGCCGGCTTCTGA
- a CDS encoding DUF4936 family protein, which yields MDLYVYYRVRDEDAGQLLPRVRVMQAQLAAAHGVAPQLKRRPESTGGMQTWMEVYPATLPDFTDALAHAADASNLGPLVAGPRHTEVFMDISSCA from the coding sequence ATGGACCTGTATGTCTATTACCGCGTCCGCGACGAGGACGCGGGACAGTTGCTGCCCCGCGTGCGCGTCATGCAGGCGCAACTGGCGGCCGCGCATGGCGTGGCCCCGCAACTGAAACGCCGCCCGGAAAGCACCGGCGGCATGCAGACGTGGATGGAGGTCTACCCGGCCACCCTGCCCGATTTCACGGACGCGCTGGCGCACGCCGCCGATGCGTCGAACCTGGGCCCGCTCGTTGCCGGCCCCCGACATACCGAAGTGTTCATGGATATCTCCTCATGTGCCTGA
- a CDS encoding NRDE family protein — translation MCLIVFAWRVVPGVPLIAAANRDEYYDRASAAAAPWDDNPQVIAGRDLKAGGSWMGVTRPDGPECQWPADALQRLSPLRARCQGGALAPIEDAGQAPSRFAAITNIRAPHDFNPQAPSRGMLVSNFLSATMSARDYVEQIRPGAQAYNGFNLVLCDGAELVWFSNRGDADPRNGQPLAPGVYGLSNALLDAPWPKVVRTKAQFASLLCLGAPEEAYFEMLADTTRAPDQRLPDTGIPLERERQLSAVRIESPDYGTRTSTVVKLYAQAPAVLHEQLIR, via the coding sequence ATGTGCCTGATCGTTTTCGCCTGGCGCGTGGTACCCGGCGTGCCGCTGATCGCCGCCGCCAACCGCGATGAATACTACGACCGCGCCAGCGCCGCGGCCGCGCCGTGGGACGATAACCCGCAGGTGATCGCCGGCCGCGACCTGAAGGCCGGCGGCAGCTGGATGGGCGTGACGCGCCCGGACGGCCCCGAGTGCCAGTGGCCGGCCGACGCACTGCAACGCCTGTCGCCACTGCGCGCGCGTTGCCAGGGCGGCGCGCTGGCGCCGATCGAGGATGCGGGCCAGGCGCCGTCGCGCTTTGCCGCCATCACCAACATCCGCGCGCCGCATGACTTCAACCCGCAGGCGCCATCGCGCGGCATGCTGGTGTCGAATTTTCTGTCGGCGACGATGAGCGCGCGCGACTACGTCGAACAGATCCGCCCCGGCGCCCAGGCCTACAACGGCTTCAACCTCGTGCTGTGCGACGGCGCGGAACTCGTGTGGTTCTCGAACCGCGGCGATGCCGACCCGCGCAACGGGCAGCCGCTGGCGCCGGGCGTCTACGGCCTGTCGAATGCATTGCTCGATGCACCATGGCCGAAGGTCGTGCGCACGAAGGCGCAATTCGCCAGCCTGCTGTGCCTGGGCGCCCCGGAGGAAGCGTATTTCGAGATGCTGGCCGATACCACGCGCGCGCCGGACCAGCGGCTGCCGGACACTGGCATTCCGCTGGAGCGCGAGCGCCAGCTGTCGGCGGTCAGGATCGAGTCGCCCGACTACGGCACGCGCACGTCGACCGTCGTCAAGCTGTATGCACAGGCGCCCGCCGTGCTGCACGAGCAACTGATCCGCTAG
- a CDS encoding MFS transporter, translated as MASTSGTADPRNLGGKGKSTPMTKEERKVIFASSLGTVFEWYDFYLYGSLASIIAKQFFIGDPTTTFIFALLAFAAGFIVRPFGAVVFGRLGDMIGRKYTFLITILLMGLSTFIVGLLPGHASIGIAAPIILVTLRILQGLALGGEYGGAATYVAEHAPEGKRGLFTSWIQTTATMGLFLSLLVILATRTAVGEEEFQAWGWRIPFLVSVLLLGISVWIRMAMQESPAFAKMKAEGKTSKAPLSEAFGQWKNLKIVILALVGLTMGQAVVWYTGQFYALFFMEKILMIESATANILIAVALLLATPFFVVFGVLSDRIGRKWIILGGCLIAALTYFPIFKALTHYGNPQLEAAQTNSPVVVVADPASCHFLFNPTGQKKFPSSCDIATSVLSASAVNYTRQDAPAGTVATIKVGDKALTSFNAAMTADNLNFDAASKTQETAFKAQVTAAIRDAGYPAKADPEQINKPMMVLFLFILVLYVTMVYGPIAAMLVEMFPTKIRYTSMSLPYHIGNGWFGGLLPTTVFALVAFKGDIYYGLWYPIVVALVTFVIGALFVRETKDRDIYAGD; from the coding sequence ATGGCAAGCACATCTGGCACCGCGGATCCGCGGAACCTTGGGGGCAAGGGCAAGTCTACGCCGATGACGAAGGAGGAAAGGAAGGTCATCTTTGCTTCCTCGCTCGGCACCGTGTTCGAGTGGTACGACTTTTACCTGTACGGCTCGCTCGCATCGATCATCGCCAAGCAGTTCTTCATCGGCGACCCGACCACCACCTTCATCTTCGCGTTGCTGGCGTTCGCCGCCGGCTTCATCGTGCGTCCGTTCGGCGCCGTGGTCTTCGGTCGACTGGGGGACATGATTGGCCGCAAGTACACGTTCCTGATCACGATCCTGCTGATGGGCCTGTCCACGTTCATCGTCGGCCTGCTGCCGGGCCATGCATCGATCGGCATTGCCGCGCCGATCATCCTTGTCACGCTCCGTATTCTGCAAGGGCTGGCGTTGGGCGGCGAGTATGGCGGTGCCGCCACCTACGTGGCCGAGCATGCGCCGGAAGGCAAGCGCGGTCTGTTCACGTCCTGGATCCAGACCACGGCCACGATGGGCCTGTTCCTGTCGCTGCTGGTGATCCTGGCCACCCGCACGGCCGTTGGCGAGGAGGAATTCCAGGCATGGGGCTGGCGCATCCCGTTCCTCGTGTCCGTGCTGCTGCTGGGTATCTCGGTGTGGATCCGCATGGCGATGCAGGAATCGCCGGCCTTCGCCAAGATGAAGGCCGAGGGCAAGACGTCGAAGGCACCGCTGTCCGAAGCGTTCGGCCAATGGAAAAACCTCAAGATCGTGATCCTGGCGCTGGTCGGCCTGACGATGGGCCAGGCCGTGGTGTGGTACACGGGCCAGTTCTATGCGCTGTTCTTCATGGAGAAAATCCTGATGATCGAATCGGCCACCGCGAACATCCTGATCGCGGTCGCGCTGCTGCTGGCCACGCCGTTCTTTGTGGTGTTCGGCGTGCTGTCGGACCGCATCGGGCGCAAGTGGATCATCCTGGGCGGCTGCCTGATCGCCGCGCTGACGTACTTCCCGATCTTCAAGGCGCTGACGCACTACGGCAACCCGCAACTCGAAGCCGCCCAGACCAACTCGCCGGTCGTGGTAGTGGCCGACCCGGCCTCGTGCCACTTCCTGTTCAACCCGACGGGACAGAAGAAATTCCCGTCGTCGTGCGATATCGCGACCAGCGTGCTGTCGGCTTCGGCCGTGAACTACACGCGCCAGGATGCACCGGCAGGCACGGTCGCCACGATCAAGGTGGGCGACAAGGCGCTGACATCGTTCAATGCGGCCATGACGGCGGACAACCTGAACTTCGATGCCGCCAGCAAAACGCAGGAAACGGCGTTCAAGGCCCAGGTGACGGCGGCCATCCGCGACGCCGGCTATCCCGCCAAGGCCGACCCGGAACAGATCAACAAGCCGATGATGGTGCTGTTCCTGTTCATTCTTGTGCTGTACGTGACGATGGTATATGGCCCGATCGCCGCGATGCTGGTCGAGATGTTCCCGACCAAGATCCGCTACACGTCGATGTCGCTGCCCTACCACATCGGCAACGGCTGGTTCGGCGGCCTGCTGCCGACCACGGTGTTTGCCCTCGTGGCGTTCAAGGGCGACATCTACTACGGTCTGTGGTACCCGATCGTGGTGGCGCTCGTCACGTTCGTGATCGGCGCCCTGTTCGTGCGTGAAACCAAGGACCGCGACATCTACGCCGGGGACTGA
- the ygfZ gene encoding CAF17-like 4Fe-4S cluster assembly/insertion protein YgfZ has product MTTWNQLLGQPAETPTPGTLAAGFVAPVTDLGLIAFTGDDSATFLHSQLTNDVEHLGANDVRLAGYCSPKGRLLASFLMWKDEQSIYLQLASDIQPAVQKRLQMFVLRAKTKAADVTQARVTLGLGGALAEAVLQTWFDALPPAPYTKLDHPLGTLLRVADAFGAPRYLWLALPETVATVAPELADRLVVAGNDAWRLSDIHAGVPLIAAATQEQFVPQMINFELLGGVNFKKGCYPGQEIVARSQYLGKLKRRTALATIDAAGIAAGSEVFTPADPGQPCGMVVNAVPNGAGGVDALVEMKLDALEAGDVRAGAADGPALKFQPLPYVLDKLDV; this is encoded by the coding sequence ATGACCACCTGGAATCAACTTCTCGGCCAGCCGGCCGAAACGCCAACGCCCGGCACGCTGGCCGCCGGCTTCGTGGCACCCGTGACGGACCTGGGTCTGATCGCCTTCACCGGCGACGACTCGGCCACGTTCCTGCATTCGCAGCTGACCAACGATGTCGAGCATCTTGGTGCGAACGACGTGCGCCTGGCTGGCTACTGCTCGCCGAAGGGGCGGCTGCTGGCCAGCTTCCTGATGTGGAAGGACGAGCAGTCCATCTACCTGCAACTGGCAAGCGACATCCAGCCGGCCGTGCAGAAACGCCTGCAGATGTTCGTGCTGCGCGCGAAGACCAAGGCGGCGGACGTGACGCAGGCTCGCGTGACGCTGGGCCTGGGCGGCGCGCTGGCGGAGGCCGTGCTGCAAACGTGGTTCGATGCGCTGCCGCCGGCACCGTACACGAAGCTGGATCACCCGCTCGGCACGCTGCTGCGCGTAGCCGATGCGTTCGGCGCACCGCGCTACCTGTGGCTGGCCCTGCCGGAAACCGTCGCCACGGTCGCGCCGGAGCTGGCCGACCGGCTCGTCGTGGCCGGCAATGACGCCTGGCGCCTGTCGGACATCCACGCCGGCGTACCGCTGATCGCCGCGGCCACGCAGGAACAGTTCGTGCCCCAGATGATCAATTTCGAGCTGCTGGGCGGCGTGAATTTCAAGAAGGGTTGCTATCCGGGGCAGGAAATCGTGGCGCGCAGCCAGTACCTGGGCAAGCTGAAGCGCCGCACGGCGCTGGCGACCATCGACGCCGCCGGCATCGCCGCCGGCAGCGAGGTCTTCACCCCGGCGGACCCGGGCCAGCCTTGCGGCATGGTCGTCAACGCGGTACCGAATGGTGCCGGCGGCGTCGACGCCCTCGTCGAGATGAAGCTCGATGCGCTGGAAGCCGGCGATGTGCGGGCCGGCGCGGCCGATGGCCCGGCGCTCAAGTTCCAGCCGCTCCCGTACGTGCTGGACAAGCTGGACGTCTGA
- a CDS encoding Dabb family protein translates to MIKHIVMWKLKDEAEGADRATNARKVKELLDACIGLVPGMGTFEVVLAQPGLEATYDVVLYSEFADKAALDAYLDHPQHVALKPFIAAVREGRQCMDYEV, encoded by the coding sequence ATGATCAAGCACATCGTGATGTGGAAGCTGAAGGATGAAGCGGAAGGCGCCGATCGCGCCACGAATGCCCGCAAGGTGAAGGAATTGCTCGACGCGTGCATCGGCCTGGTGCCGGGCATGGGCACGTTCGAAGTGGTGCTGGCCCAGCCGGGCCTGGAAGCCACGTACGACGTGGTGCTGTATTCCGAGTTCGCCGACAAGGCAGCGCTGGACGCGTATCTCGACCATCCGCAGCACGTTGCACTCAAGCCCTTCATCGCCGCCGTGCGCGAGGGGCGCCAGTGCATGGACTACGAGGTTTGA
- a CDS encoding alpha/beta fold hydrolase has translation MDEAVRNEGFNPRRRNFLGTAALGIAAAPLGLAGSASAAPAGAPPLAGGMSPASHTFADIRQIHAGLLDVGYVDTGPADGQAVVLFHGWPYDIHAFIDVAPILAAAGYRVIIPHLRGYGTTRFLDVATPRNGQQASFTADAVAFIDALKIDKAIVAGFDWGARIATTLAALWPQRFIGLVSVSGYLIGSQEANRKPLSPKAELQWWYQYYFATPRGELGYRENTHAFARLIWELASPQWQFDDATFARSARSLDNPDHVAISVGNYRWRLGLAPGEDRYASLERRLAAFPDVTVPAITMEGDANGAPHPDPKAYAKKFRGRYEHRHLDGGIGHNLPQEAPRAFAQAILDVAKLV, from the coding sequence ATGGATGAAGCAGTCAGGAACGAAGGATTCAATCCCCGCCGCAGGAATTTCCTCGGCACCGCGGCACTCGGTATTGCCGCGGCCCCGCTGGGCCTTGCCGGCAGCGCATCGGCGGCCCCGGCCGGCGCACCGCCGCTGGCCGGCGGCATGTCGCCGGCCAGCCATACCTTTGCCGATATCCGGCAGATCCACGCCGGCCTGCTGGACGTCGGCTACGTCGATACAGGCCCCGCCGACGGACAAGCGGTCGTGCTGTTCCATGGCTGGCCGTACGATATCCACGCTTTCATCGACGTGGCGCCGATCCTCGCCGCCGCCGGCTACCGCGTGATCATCCCGCACCTGCGCGGGTATGGCACGACCCGGTTCCTCGATGTGGCCACGCCGCGCAATGGCCAGCAGGCCAGTTTCACGGCGGATGCGGTAGCGTTCATCGATGCGCTGAAGATCGACAAGGCGATCGTGGCCGGCTTCGACTGGGGCGCGCGGATTGCCACCACGCTGGCCGCGCTGTGGCCACAGCGGTTCATTGGCCTGGTTTCCGTCAGCGGCTACCTGATCGGCAGCCAGGAAGCCAACCGCAAGCCTCTGTCGCCCAAGGCGGAACTGCAATGGTGGTACCAGTATTACTTCGCCACGCCGCGCGGCGAACTCGGTTACCGGGAAAACACGCATGCGTTCGCGCGGCTGATCTGGGAGCTGGCGTCGCCGCAATGGCAGTTCGACGACGCGACGTTCGCGCGCTCGGCGCGCTCGCTCGACAACCCCGACCACGTTGCCATATCGGTCGGCAACTACCGCTGGCGCCTGGGGCTAGCACCGGGCGAGGACCGTTACGCCAGCCTGGAACGGCGACTGGCCGCCTTTCCCGACGTGACGGTGCCGGCCATCACGATGGAAGGTGACGCCAACGGCGCACCGCATCCCGACCCGAAGGCCTATGCGAAGAAGTTCAGGGGTCGGTACGAACACCGCCATCTGGACGGCGGCATCGGGCACAACCTGCCGCAGGAAGCGCCGCGCGCATTTGCGCAGGCGATCCTGGACGTGGCGAAGCTGGTCTGA
- a CDS encoding NADP-dependent oxidoreductase, giving the protein MNTYQRIVLASRPQAEVKPEHFRLETVAVPELADGQLLIRNHYLSLDPYMRGRMNDARSYAAPQALGETMIGGTVGEVVASRHPSFAPGEFVAAMGGWAEMAVSDGAGLRKLDASGVPLSAHLGVVGMPGMTAWYGLNRILDLQPGQTVCVSAASGAVGSAVGQLAKLRGCRAIGIAGGQEKCDHVVRELGFDACVDYKAGNLRADLKAAAPDGIDGIFENVGGEVFDAALARTNPFARVALCGMIAGYDGADIPMRNVRLLLANRITLRGFIVTEHLDCWPEGLAELGALVAAGRLKYRETVSQGLASAPEAFMGLLKGRNFGKQLVKLV; this is encoded by the coding sequence ATGAACACGTATCAAAGAATCGTACTGGCTTCACGCCCGCAGGCGGAAGTGAAGCCCGAGCATTTCCGCCTGGAGACAGTGGCGGTGCCCGAACTGGCAGACGGCCAGCTACTGATCCGCAACCATTACCTGTCGCTGGACCCCTACATGCGCGGGCGCATGAACGACGCTCGCAGCTACGCGGCGCCGCAGGCGTTGGGCGAAACGATGATCGGCGGCACAGTCGGCGAAGTGGTCGCATCGCGGCACCCTTCGTTCGCGCCGGGAGAATTCGTTGCCGCAATGGGCGGCTGGGCCGAGATGGCCGTCTCGGACGGCGCCGGCCTGCGCAAGCTCGATGCGTCCGGCGTGCCGCTGTCCGCCCATCTCGGCGTAGTCGGCATGCCCGGCATGACGGCGTGGTATGGCCTGAACCGCATCCTCGACCTGCAACCCGGGCAGACGGTCTGCGTGTCCGCGGCCAGCGGCGCCGTCGGCAGTGCCGTCGGCCAGCTGGCGAAGCTGCGCGGCTGCCGCGCCATCGGCATCGCCGGTGGCCAGGAAAAATGCGACCACGTCGTGCGCGAACTGGGCTTCGATGCCTGCGTGGACTACAAGGCCGGCAACCTGCGCGCCGACCTGAAGGCGGCCGCGCCGGACGGTATTGACGGCATCTTTGAAAACGTGGGCGGCGAAGTCTTCGATGCGGCGCTGGCGCGCACCAACCCGTTTGCCCGCGTGGCCCTGTGCGGCATGATCGCCGGCTACGATGGCGCGGACATTCCAATGCGCAACGTGCGGCTGCTGCTGGCGAACAGGATCACGCTGCGCGGCTTCATCGTCACCGAGCACCTGGACTGCTGGCCCGAAGGCCTGGCCGAGCTGGGCGCGCTGGTGGCGGCGGGGCGGCTCAAGTACCGCGAGACGGTCTCGCAGGGCCTGGCGTCCGCGCCCGAGGCGTTCATGGGCCTGCTGAAAGGCCGCAACTTCGGCAAGCAACTGGTCAAACTGGTCTAG
- a CDS encoding SDR family oxidoreductase has protein sequence MTAVRELFSLAGKTALVTGGSRGLGLQMALALGEQGAAVVISARKQAGINEALAAFAARGITAHGVVADLADPAAAEALAVAAIDKLGHIDILVNNAGAGWAAPAEDLPLDAWDKVMNLNVRGVFLLTQAVGRLSMIPRRTGSIINIASIAGLAGNRPDTMKTLAYNTSKGAIVNFTRTLAGEWGAYGINVNAIAPGFFPSKMTHGLLREMGERLAADTPLGRLGGDDDLKGAVVLFASRAGRHITGQILAIDGGVSAV, from the coding sequence GTGACGGCCGTGCGCGAGCTCTTCAGCCTGGCGGGGAAGACTGCCCTGGTGACGGGCGGCTCGCGCGGGCTGGGCTTGCAAATGGCGCTGGCGCTGGGCGAGCAGGGCGCCGCGGTCGTGATCAGCGCGCGCAAGCAGGCGGGGATCAACGAGGCGCTGGCCGCATTCGCGGCACGGGGCATCACCGCCCACGGCGTCGTGGCCGACCTGGCCGACCCGGCGGCCGCCGAAGCGCTGGCCGTGGCGGCGATCGACAAGCTCGGGCACATCGACATCCTCGTCAACAACGCCGGCGCCGGCTGGGCTGCGCCAGCCGAGGACCTGCCGCTCGACGCATGGGACAAGGTGATGAACCTGAACGTGCGCGGCGTCTTCCTGCTCACGCAGGCGGTCGGGCGCCTTTCGATGATCCCGCGCCGCACCGGCAGCATCATCAACATCGCATCGATCGCCGGGCTGGCCGGCAACCGGCCGGACACCATGAAGACATTGGCCTACAACACGTCGAAAGGCGCGATCGTGAACTTTACGCGCACGCTGGCCGGCGAATGGGGCGCCTACGGCATCAACGTGAACGCGATCGCACCCGGCTTCTTCCCGTCAAAGATGACGCATGGCCTGCTGCGGGAAATGGGAGAGCGCCTTGCTGCCGACACGCCGCTGGGGCGCCTGGGCGGCGACGACGACCTGAAAGGCGCCGTCGTGCTGTTTGCCTCGCGTGCCGGGCGGCATATCACTGGCCAGATCCTCGCCATCGATGGCGGCGTCTCGGCCGTCTGA
- a CDS encoding GNAT family N-acetyltransferase, with translation MTEHALTIRPLAAAEWPTWRALRLRALGDAPEAFAVTLADAQARADETWQALLAETVASARHLPLLAEVGDEPAGLAWAQYEAEAVTLYQVWVAPEHRGRGIAQALLSRAIGWAREQGARAVELGVTTGDTPAVRLYRRLGFEEVGAPVPMADRSGRRSGLAEQAMRLRLG, from the coding sequence ATGACAGAACATGCGCTGACGATCCGGCCCCTTGCAGCCGCTGAATGGCCGACGTGGCGCGCGCTGCGCCTGCGGGCGCTGGGCGATGCTCCCGAGGCGTTCGCCGTGACACTGGCCGATGCGCAGGCGCGTGCGGATGAGACGTGGCAAGCGCTGCTGGCGGAAACGGTGGCGTCGGCGCGGCACCTGCCACTGCTGGCCGAGGTCGGCGATGAGCCGGCCGGTCTCGCCTGGGCGCAATACGAGGCCGAGGCGGTCACGTTGTACCAGGTATGGGTGGCGCCGGAGCACCGCGGCCGCGGCATCGCGCAGGCGCTTCTGTCCCGGGCGATCGGCTGGGCACGCGAGCAAGGCGCGCGGGCGGTCGAGCTCGGCGTGACCACGGGCGATACACCGGCGGTGCGGCTCTACCGGCGTTTGGGATTCGAAGAGGTGGGCGCCCCTGTCCCGATGGCGGACAGGAGCGGGCGCCGCAGCGGCCTAGCCGAGCAGGCGATGCGTTTGCGCCTGGGGTGA